One Synechocystis sp. LKSZ1 genomic window, TAACCTTGGCTGAAGCCCTGGGGGACCAACAACGTCAGGCAACGCTGTGGGGCTATTTAGGCGATGTTTATTTCTACCAGAAAAATTATTCTCAGGCCATTAAGGCCTGTCAACGCAGTCTTCCCTTGGCCGAGGCGAGCCAAGACCAGACCCGCCAGTGGTTTTCGACCTATCGCCTGGGGGAGGCCTACTATGCCCTTAAGGAATACCGCTCAGCCCTGGTTTACTATCAACACAGTCTAGACTTGGCCAAAACCCTGGGGGATCGCCAACTGGAAAGAATTGCCCTATCCGGTATGGGTCAGACCTACGTGCGCTTGGAATGGTATCGACCGGCTTTTGAGGCCTTGCAACGGGAACTGAGCCTCAGTCAAGGGTTGGGTGATCCCAAGCCAATGGCCGATAGCTTGCAACTCCTGGGATTTGTGGCCTATTGGCTGAATGATTATCGCCAGGCCATTCAATACTATGAGCAAAGCCTGGATCTAGCCCGGCCAACCCAGCAGAGCAAGACCGAACAATTGGCTCTGAGTGGTTTAGGGGACACCTATTTTTTTGTGGGAGATTATGACCAGGCCCTAGCCTATCACCAGGCTAGTTTGCAGATAGCAACAACCCTCAATAATCCCGACGTTTTGGCGACTCTCTACAATGCCCTGGGGGGTGACTACTATATGCTTGACCAACCGGATCAGGCGATTGCCTACTACGAAAAATCCCTTACCCTGACGAAATCCTTGGCGACCCAGGGCAATAACTATGCCAACAGTTTATCCGGCTTGGGCCAAGTCTATTTTGAGCAAAAGCACTATAGCCAAGCCTTGAGTCTCTTTCAAGAAAGTCGGGCAGTCTATCGTCGCCTCGGCAATCACTATAACGAAGGGGCCGTCCTGAGTAACCTGGGTCATGTTTATCTCCAACTGAAACAGTACGACTCCGCCATTCAGGCCTTTCAAAAACGGCTGGCTCTCTCTGAATCCATGCAGGAACGCTATGGCCAGGCCCAGGCCCTGGGAGAATTGGGATTAGCCTTAATCCTCAAAAAAGATTACGTCCCAGCGGAAAAGCACCTTCGGGCCAGCCTTGCCATTTCCGAAGCCATCCGCGAAAAGTTGGGCAACCAAGACCAACTCAAGGTCTCTTTTTTTGATACTCAAACCTCTATTTATCGACTGTTGCAACTGGTACTGGTCGCCCAAAATCAGCCAGAAGCGGCCCTGGAAATTGCCGAACGGGGTAGAGCTCGGGCCTTTGCAGATCTGCTCGCTCAACAAATTCATTCCCCCTCTTTTCGTTCTACGCTCACCGCCCCCAATTTGGCCCAAATTCGCCAAACTGTCCAACGGGAACAGGCGACGGTGGTGCAATATTCCCTGATCAATGAAGCTAATAAACTCTACATCTGGGTCATCCCACCCCAGGGCCCAATCCAATTTCGGCAGATCGATCTCGAGGGACTTCCCCAGCCCGACCTCCGTGATACCGTTAACCGAGCACGGCGAGCGGTTCATCGGCTCCAGGCCCCTTCTCCTAACCCGGCCCCCGTCGCCGGCAATCCCCTACGTCAGCTAGAGCAACTCCTAATTGAACCCATTGCTGATTTCCTACCCACAGATCCTCGACAGGCGGTGATTTTCATTCCCCAAGGCGAACTCTTCTCTGTCCCCTTTGCGGCCCTCACCAATGCCCAAGGCCAGGCCCTAGTAGAGCGCTATACTATCCGGACGATGCCTTCCCTGCAGGCCCTGGCTCTGGGTCAAGACCTGGCTCAACAACGCCACAGACAATCCCCAGCCCAACTCGCCCTTGTTGTCGGGAATCCCCAACTGGCCCCAGCCCTGCAACAACCCCCCTACAACCTTGTGCCCTTGCCCCATGCGGAAGCGGAAGCCCAGGCCATTGCCCCTCTTTTGGGAACCCGTCCGTTGCTCGGTTCTGAGGCTACGCCAACAACCCTGACCTCCCTGGTCACCCAAGCCAGGATTATTCATCTGGCCACCCACGGTCTACTCGATAATTTTCGCCAGGGAGGACTACCCGGAGCCATCGCCTTAGCCCCGGAGGGCGACCACAATGGCCTATGGACCGCGAATGATATTGTCAAACTACTTCTTAAGGCGGATCTCGTTGTCCTAAGTGCTTGTAATACTGGCCAGGGGAAAATTACCGGCGATGGGGTACTCGGCCTATCTCGGGCCTGGTTGACGGCAGGCGCACGGAGTTTAGTCGTTTCCCTGTGGTCAGTTCCTGATGAACCCACAGCTCTGTTGATGACGCAGTTTTACCAGAATTTGGCTCGGGGCCAGGATAGTGCTTTGGCCCTGCGCCAAGCCATGCTGACTGTTAAACAACAATATCCTGAACCCGTCAACTGGGCCGGTTTTATTTTGATGGGAGAAAGCTTTCCGCTGGCAATTCCCTGAGCAAATACGGCACAATGTCGAGGTCAAGCAGAGCAGGAAAAATGTTTATAAAATCACAACACGATTCTATGTACTTTACCGTTGGGAGGTAGGGTAACCCAAAGCTCAAATTCGGGGCAAAAATAACTAATCTATACTACAAGCTTTCAACAAAGTGATGAATGCGTTCCAGGCCTTGCTGAATGGTACTTAAATCCGTGGCATAGGACAAGCGAATGCAATGATCATCGCCAAAAGCTGCACCGGGAATCACCGCTACCTGTTGCTGTTCCAGCAATGCTTGGGTAAAGGCTAAGGAATTCAGGCCAGTTTGGGAGACATCTACAAACACATAGAAGGCCCCCATGGGGGTAGCACAACTCAGGCGAGGGGTTTGGTTAATACCAGCCACCATGACTTGACGACGCTCGGCAAAGGCCCTGACCATCTCTTGAACGCAATCCTGAGAATCGGTGAGGGCCGCGATGGCCCCGTACTGGGCAAAGGTACAAACGTTGGAGGTGCTATGGCCCTGGATCGTGCTACAGGCCTCAATCAAATCTCGAGGGCCAGCCAGATAGCCCACCCGCCAGCCGGTCATAGAATAACTCTTGGCAAACCCATTGCTGATGATGGTACGGGCAAAAGCCTCGGAACTCACGGCCCCAATGCTCAGGTGTTCAGCCCCGTCGTAGAGAATTTTTTCGTAGATCTCATCGGAAACCACCCAAATACCGGCCTCAATCACCACCTCCGCTAAGGCCCGAATTTCTGAGGGTGTGTAAACGGTGCCAGTGGGATTCGAGGGGGAATTGAGGATAAAGAGTTTGGTGCGCGGGGTCAGGGTCTGGCGCAGTTGTTCGGGGGTAATTTTGTAGTTGGTGGCCGCAGTGGTAGGAACAATCACGGGCTGGCCCTCGGCCAACTTAACCATTTCGGGGTAACTGAGCCAGTAGGGGGCCGGAATAATTACCTCGTCCCCCGCTTCAATCATCGCCAACATCAGGTTAAACAGAGAGTGTTTACCGCCATTGGTCACCATCACGTTAGGGACCTCGTAGGGCAGTTGGTTATCCCGTTGTAATTTTTCAGCAATGGCCTGGCGTAGGGCCGGTTCTCCCGCAGCAGGGCCATACTTGGTTTTTCCCTGATCCAGGGCCAACTTCGCCGCTGCCACAATATGGGCCGGGGTCGCAAAATCCGGCTCTCCCGCCGTGAAGCTACAGACATCGATCCCCTGGGAGCGCAGGGCCTTGGCCTTGGCGGTGATTTCAAGGGTAATGGAGGGGGTGACTTGGCTGACGCGCTGGGTAAATGGCATGGTAACGTTTCCCGGAATCAGTGGAGGGGCCATCGGACGACGACCCACAAGAAGAGAGCCTGTTGTTATTGTGCTACCGCGGGGGGTGAAGGTTGCGGTTGCGGAGTCAAGGGAGACTCAATTATCAACTAACCTTGATTTTTCGGCCAGGGGCATTCTAAGCAGAAACCGTCCCAGGATCTCGATCCACCACTCGCTCGGCCATGGGAATGTAGGCTAGGTTGTGGTCGCCGACGTAGATTTGGGTGGGACGATAAATCTTATTCACGGTTAACTGTTCCTTCCAGTGGGCTAACCAACCGGCTACCCGCGCAATGGCAAAAATAGGCGTAAACAGGTCAGCCGGAATACCCAGTTTGCGGTAGAGCAGGCCAGAGTAGAAATCGACGTTGGGATAAATTCCCTTTTCACGACCAATGTACTCTTCTACGACGTTTTCCAGTTCCACGGCCACATCGTAGTATTCGTCGTGGCCCATTTTTGCAAACAACTGTTCGGCTAGATCTTGCAGAATCGTGGCCCGGGGGTCTTTAACCTTATAAACCCGGTGACCAAAGCCCATAATTTTTTGCTTGTTAGCCAGACAACGCTCGACGTAGGGCCGCACATTCTCCACAGAGCCAATTTCTTCGAGCATATTCAGCACTTCTTCGTTGGCCCCGCCGTGGAGAGGGCCGGCCAACGTTCCCACGGCCGAAGCAATCACCGCATAGGGGTCGGTCAAGGTCGAGGCCGTCACGCGAGCTGAAAAGGTAGAGGCGTTCATGGTGTGCTCGGCGTGGAGCGTCAAACAAACATCAAAAATCTGGGCCGCCAGGGGATCGGGGCGACGCTCCGTCAGCATATAGAGGAAATTGGCCGCGTAGTTGAGGTCATCGTTGGGCTGGATCGGGTCATTGCCCTTACGGATCATGTGGAATGCCGCCACCATGGTCGGAATCTTTGCCAAAAGCCGGACGACGGCCGCGCGGATGTAGTTGGGATTATCCAAGGCCCGGCGGGAATAGAACAAGCCCAGGGCGGCGGCGGAGGTTTGCAGAGCATCCATGGGATGACCCGTACCGGGGAAACATTTCATCATGTCCCGGATATGGTACTTGATGCGGCGATGGTAACGAATTTCGGTTTCAAAGTCTTCAAGTTCTTCTTGGGTGGGCAGTTTACCCCAGATGAGCAGATAGGCGGTTTCAATAAAACTGCTTTTTTCTGCCAATTCCTCAATCCGAATTCCCCGGTATTCCAGAATGCCCTTTTCCCCATCGACATGACTGACACGGGATTTGGCCGCTGGTACACCTGCTAGACCGTCTCGAAATTCATTACTTGTCATGATCATCATCAATCTACCTAATCAAGGTCAGGAGCAAAGATACAAATTATGGAGGCCACCTTAGCGTAAAATAGCCCCCTTTTGTTGAACCAGTATTCCCCTACAAAATCCAGCGGGGAGAGAGCAACAAAAACATTTGAGCGTTCCCCAGAGAAGCGGCCGAGTCAGGGAGACTGAGGCCGATAATACCGGCTTTTTTGAGGATTAATTTATCTTGAAATTGACCCCACACCAAGGACTCTGCCCAGGCCCCTAGATCCGGTTGATGACCCACCAGGGCCAGCTTGCTATCGGCTTGATTGTAGGAAGAAGCCGTTAACCAATTCAGCCAATCTTGTAACAGACCGCCGGGCGCTAAGGTGTCATGGGTTTCTAAATGATGGCTCAGGCCAGCGGCCAGGAGTATTTGGGCCGTCTGCTGGGCCCGGCTGAGGGGACTACTGAGAATCGCGTCAACGACCAGACCCCGATTTTGGAGTTGCAGGGCCACCTGCTGGGTTTTGATTTCCCCTTTGCGGGTGAGGGGCCGCTCTGCATCCTGGTCGTAATCAAGGCGGTCGGCGGCAATGCCATGACGAATCAAGTAAAGTTTCACAGAGTTAATACAGAGTTAATGAGGAGTAATGCTTAATTTTGTTGGGTTTTTATCCTAACATTGAGCGGGCCAGGGCCTAAAAGACTGGCTCTAGGCCAGAATATGCTTGAGAGACGCCTGGAGGGTCGGGTATTGGAATTGAAAACCCGCGGCCTGGGTGGCCTGGGGCAATACCTGCTGGCCCTCTAGCACCAGTTTGGCCGCTTCCCCGAGTAATAACTCTAGGGCCAGTTCCGGTACCGGCAACCAAGAGGGCCGTTTTAACACCTGGCCCAGGGTCTGACAAAATTCGACCATCCGTACTGGATTGGGCGCGGTGGCATTGAAGGTTCCTTGAACTTCCGGCTGGGTCAAAGCAAACTGGATCAAGCGCAGGAGATCCTCTTGATCAATCCAAGAAAACCATTGCTGGCCACTGCCAATCGGCCCCCCCGCAAAGAGTTGAAAGGGTGGCAACATCTTAGCCAAGGCCCCACCGTTCCCCAAAACAATCCCTAATCGCAGAATCACTAAACGCACCCCCAAGGATTCGACTTGTTTGGCCGCTGATTCCCAGGCCTGGCAGACTTGGGCCAGAAAATCTGTCCCGGCTGGACTGGTTTCTGTAAAACTCGCGGTTTCACTGGTGCCGTAGTAGCCAATGGCCGAAGTGCTAATCAAAACTTGGGGCTTCTGGGTGGCCTGGCCAATGGCTTCCACCAATTTTTGAGTGGCCAATTGGCGACTGTCTAGAATTCTTTGCTTGTAGGCGGCATTCCAACGTTCTGAAATCGGTTCCCCCGCCAGGTTAATTACGGCGTCACTCCCCTCCAGGGCTGCTTGCCAGGGCCCAGATACCGTCGCTTGGTAGGGAATAATTGTAAGGTCGCTAAATTGGCGGGTGGGAAAAAGTTGCTGGGCCCTATCGAGATTACGGACTAGTAAAACTAAGCTATGACCGGCTTGACTGAGCTGACGAACTAAGGACTGGCCGACAAAGCCCGTTGCGCCAGTAATCACAATTTTCATAGGTTCTTTCTTAATATTTTCCCCGCAACCATAGCATAGAAGGAGAGGGGGCGTCCTTGGGGGAATCGGCCTTAAGATGAAGCTAGGCCTAGGCGCGTGGGGAAATATGTCAGGTATCTGGTTTGTATTAGTCTTGTTCCCAATCCGTGCCGCTAATATTTTTAGTACGATTCCCTGCTTGGCACCTCAACTTAGCCTAGGTTTTTTCGCGGTGAAGGCAGACCTCGCCGGCTGGATAGGATTTAGTGCAGGCTTTCTCGTCGCCTTACTCGGAAGTATCGGGGTAAGTCTTTTTATCTATCATCGCCTGGTCTTTAAGAAAACCGTCGAAAGAAATCTCTTCAAGCTCCGCAAAACCAGTGAACAACTGGGAGAGCGCGTTAAGGAAATGCGCTGTCTGATAGCGTTAGCCGAGCTATCTCAGCAGTCGGACATGGCCATAGGAACGTTGTTGCAAGGATGTGTTGCGCAAATTCCGCCGGCCTTCTATCGACCGGAATTAACCGGGGCCCTCATCGCCTTCAAAGGGCAAGTCTACAGAACAGAGAATTACCGAGAAACGCCCTGGCTACTGCGGGAGGTCGTCACCATCAATGGCCAATCCCAGGGCTATTTGGAAGCCTCCCTTTCCCAAGAAATCGGCTTTTTAGAGGAAGAGCGGACGTTGATGCAGACGCTGGCTCGATTTCTGAGCCGAATGTTGGAATTAAAGGAAGCTGAACAGGCCTTAAAAATGAGTGAGCGCAACTACCGAGAAATTTTTAACGCCACCGACGAGTCAATTTTTATTCATGAGGCTGATACCGGCAAAATTCTTGATGTCAATGAGGCGATGCTCCGTACCTACGGCTATACCAGCAAAGATACGGTGGTAAAGCTCAATATTAGTGAATTTAGCGTTAACGAACCCCCCTATACCCAACAGCAGGCCCAGGCCTATCTCCAGAAGGCCCTTGCTGAAGGGCCACAGGTATTTGAGTGGTTAGCGAAGAAAAACAATGGGGACAAATTTTGGGTAGAAGTGGCCCTGCGGGCCGCGGATATTGCCGGCCAAACTCGCATCCTCGCCGTAGTCAGGAATATTGAGGAGCGTAAACAACAGGTTCAAAAAATTCAATATCTAGCCCGTCTTTACGGTACCTTGAGTCAAGTTAATCAAGCAATTATTACCCAGCGACAGAGTGAGCAGTTATTTCAATCCATCTGTAATGTTGCTGAGGCTGTGGGACAATTTCGGCTCGTTTGGGTGGGCCTAATCGACCCTGCTAACCGCCAGATTAAACCCGTAGCGGCGGCAGGAGCGACCCAAGACTACCTGATAGATATCCCAATTAGTATTGACGATGTGCCCACAGGCTGGGGGCCAACCGGACTTGCCGCCCGCGAAAATCGTCTCGTGATCTGCAAAGATATCCAGCGAGATCCGAGCATGCTCCCCTGGCGAGCAAAGGCTCTAGCCTTTGGCTTGTATTCCTCGGCGGCGGTTCCTCTGCATCAGGGCGGTAGGGTGATTGGGGTGCTGACCTTTTACGCCGCAGAAGTGGGGTTTTTCACTACCGATGAACAGGGCCTTTTACAAGAAATTGGTGACGATATTTCCTTCGCCCTAGATGCCATTCAATCCGCCCAGGAACATCAGCAAGGCGCACAGAAACTCCAGGCCAA contains:
- a CDS encoding CHAT domain-containing tetratricopeptide repeat protein, which codes for MPVKRDPPSLLLSLMALGATVFLVFDSGQWATSQPSENPQLLYHQGLQKFNAEQLPAAIELWQRALQGYRHSNNRKGIGDTLYQLGFAYYWIEQYELAIAAYQESLTLAEALGDQQRQATLWGYLGDVYFYQKNYSQAIKACQRSLPLAEASQDQTRQWFSTYRLGEAYYALKEYRSALVYYQHSLDLAKTLGDRQLERIALSGMGQTYVRLEWYRPAFEALQRELSLSQGLGDPKPMADSLQLLGFVAYWLNDYRQAIQYYEQSLDLARPTQQSKTEQLALSGLGDTYFFVGDYDQALAYHQASLQIATTLNNPDVLATLYNALGGDYYMLDQPDQAIAYYEKSLTLTKSLATQGNNYANSLSGLGQVYFEQKHYSQALSLFQESRAVYRRLGNHYNEGAVLSNLGHVYLQLKQYDSAIQAFQKRLALSESMQERYGQAQALGELGLALILKKDYVPAEKHLRASLAISEAIREKLGNQDQLKVSFFDTQTSIYRLLQLVLVAQNQPEAALEIAERGRARAFADLLAQQIHSPSFRSTLTAPNLAQIRQTVQREQATVVQYSLINEANKLYIWVIPPQGPIQFRQIDLEGLPQPDLRDTVNRARRAVHRLQAPSPNPAPVAGNPLRQLEQLLIEPIADFLPTDPRQAVIFIPQGELFSVPFAALTNAQGQALVERYTIRTMPSLQALALGQDLAQQRHRQSPAQLALVVGNPQLAPALQQPPYNLVPLPHAEAEAQAIAPLLGTRPLLGSEATPTTLTSLVTQARIIHLATHGLLDNFRQGGLPGAIALAPEGDHNGLWTANDIVKLLLKADLVVLSACNTGQGKITGDGVLGLSRAWLTAGARSLVVSLWSVPDEPTALLMTQFYQNLARGQDSALALRQAMLTVKQQYPEPVNWAGFILMGESFPLAIP
- a CDS encoding pyridoxal phosphate-dependent aminotransferase: MPFTQRVSQVTPSITLEITAKAKALRSQGIDVCSFTAGEPDFATPAHIVAAAKLALDQGKTKYGPAAGEPALRQAIAEKLQRDNQLPYEVPNVMVTNGGKHSLFNLMLAMIEAGDEVIIPAPYWLSYPEMVKLAEGQPVIVPTTAATNYKITPEQLRQTLTPRTKLFILNSPSNPTGTVYTPSEIRALAEVVIEAGIWVVSDEIYEKILYDGAEHLSIGAVSSEAFARTIISNGFAKSYSMTGWRVGYLAGPRDLIEACSTIQGHSTSNVCTFAQYGAIAALTDSQDCVQEMVRAFAERRQVMVAGINQTPRLSCATPMGAFYVFVDVSQTGLNSLAFTQALLEQQQVAVIPGAAFGDDHCIRLSYATDLSTIQQGLERIHHFVESL
- a CDS encoding citrate synthase — its product is MMMIMTSNEFRDGLAGVPAAKSRVSHVDGEKGILEYRGIRIEELAEKSSFIETAYLLIWGKLPTQEELEDFETEIRYHRRIKYHIRDMMKCFPGTGHPMDALQTSAAALGLFYSRRALDNPNYIRAAVVRLLAKIPTMVAAFHMIRKGNDPIQPNDDLNYAANFLYMLTERRPDPLAAQIFDVCLTLHAEHTMNASTFSARVTASTLTDPYAVIASAVGTLAGPLHGGANEEVLNMLEEIGSVENVRPYVERCLANKQKIMGFGHRVYKVKDPRATILQDLAEQLFAKMGHDEYYDVAVELENVVEEYIGREKGIYPNVDFYSGLLYRKLGIPADLFTPIFAIARVAGWLAHWKEQLTVNKIYRPTQIYVGDHNLAYIPMAERVVDRDPGTVSA
- the sixA gene encoding phosphohistidine phosphatase SixA, with amino-acid sequence MKLYLIRHGIAADRLDYDQDAERPLTRKGEIKTQQVALQLQNRGLVVDAILSSPLSRAQQTAQILLAAGLSHHLETHDTLAPGGLLQDWLNWLTASSYNQADSKLALVGHQPDLGAWAESLVWGQFQDKLILKKAGIIGLSLPDSAASLGNAQMFLLLSPRWIL
- a CDS encoding TIGR01777 family oxidoreductase — its product is MKIVITGATGFVGQSLVRQLSQAGHSLVLLVRNLDRAQQLFPTRQFSDLTIIPYQATVSGPWQAALEGSDAVINLAGEPISERWNAAYKQRILDSRQLATQKLVEAIGQATQKPQVLISTSAIGYYGTSETASFTETSPAGTDFLAQVCQAWESAAKQVESLGVRLVILRLGIVLGNGGALAKMLPPFQLFAGGPIGSGQQWFSWIDQEDLLRLIQFALTQPEVQGTFNATAPNPVRMVEFCQTLGQVLKRPSWLPVPELALELLLGEAAKLVLEGQQVLPQATQAAGFQFQYPTLQASLKHILA